The Rhopalosiphum maidis isolate BTI-1 chromosome 1, ASM367621v3, whole genome shotgun sequence genome has a segment encoding these proteins:
- the LOC113550570 gene encoding UDP-glucuronosyltransferase 1-7-like isoform X1, translating into MDTKCLFWILFGLATTNTINAAKILAITPIAGASHWNVMSSILEVLLNRGHSITVVTPFLRKIPHENYTEIDMSKLIPFAIASPWETVVGVYKPPVKCLQFLNDVQLNTCRTAFDHPDLQRVLHTGHYDLVITELLGSRCDLYLASHLSVPHVAIVSSQMLTWYQDSFDNPSNPSYITTLNSPYPKPETFVQRLWNLIDYVTVCVYFKHIDTAATVMGRKYFGDNRPHAEDLLRNVSMVFLNTHSNFDLSKPLATNFKEIGGIHLKPPNPLPTDLEEFINNSEHGVIYFSLGSVVRMKDLPISIQFGLKEGFGELPQKVLWKLESDWPIIDLPENVMSRKWFPQYDIIRHPNVKLFITHGGNSGVIEATSAGIPVLGFPIFFDQPRNLELFEHWGSGLFVDFNNFTKEDFVYKIKRILNDQRFKENAVKLSRRFHDRPLNPKDTVAYWTEYVLRHNGAHHLKSQAINTKWYQYFSLDLFFIAFVIITSVLYFFYNVISIVLK; encoded by the exons ATGgacacaaaatgtttattttggattttatttgGACTAGCTACTACAAACACGATAAATGCCGCAAAAATCTTAGCCATCACGCCAATAGCTGGAGCCAGTCACTGGAATGTTATGAGCTCCATACTTGAAGTACTATTAAATAGGGGCCACTCAATTACAGTAGTAACACCATTTCTAAGAAAAATACCACATGAAAATTACACCGAAATTGATATGTCCAAACTTATACCGTTTGCAATAGCCTCACCTTGGGAAACG GTGGTCGGGGTGTACAAGCCCCCTGTGAAATGTCTGCAATTCCTAAACGACGTCCAACTGAACACGTGTCGCACAGCATTCGACCACCCAGACCTTCAGCGTGTGCTACACACGGGACACTATGACCTCGTAATCACAGAGTTGCTCGGCTCCCGATGCGACTTGTATTTGGCCAGCCACCTGAGTGTACCACACGTAGCCATTGTCTCCAGTCAGATGCTGACCTGGTACCAGGATTCGTTCGACAACCCATCGAACCCATCGTACATCACGACTCTGAATTCGCCGTACCCAAAGCCGGAGACGTTTGTCCAACGGCTCTGGAACTTAATCGACTATGTGACTGTTTGCGTGTACTTCAAACACATAGACACTGCAGCCACGGTGATGGGACGAAAATATTTCGGTGACAACAGGCCGCACGCTGAGGACTTGCTTCGTAACGTATCAATGGTGTTTCTCAACACGCATTCGAACTTCGATTTGTCCAAACCGTTGGCGACCAATTTCAAAGAAATCGGAGGCATTCACTTAAAACCACCCAACCCTTTGCCCACC GACTTGGAAGAATTTATCAACAATTCCGAACACGGCGTAATATACTTCAGTTTGGGGTCCGTGGTCAGGATGAAAGATTTACCAATTTCTATACAATTTGGACTCAAGGAAGGATTCGGAGAATTACCACAAAAGGTTTTATGGAAGTTAGAGTCAGATTGGCCAATCATCGATCTACCTGAAAATGTAATGTCTAGAAAATGGTTTCctcaatatgatattataa gaCATCCAAATGTAAAACTTTTTATCACACACGGTGGTAATTCTGGCGTTATCGAAGCGACTAGCGCAGGCATTCCGGTACTAGGCTTTCCTATATTCTTTGACCAACCAAGAAATTTGGAACTATTCGAACACTGGGGTTCCGGCTTATTCGTagactttaataattttaccaaaGAAGACTTTGTATACAAGATTAAACGGATTCTAAATGATCAAAG gttcAAAGAAAATGCCGTGAAGTTATCGCGCCGTTTTCACGATCGTCCACTAAATCCTAAAGACACAGTGGCTTATTGGACAGAGTACGTGTTGCGACACAACGGTGCACACCATCTGAAATCACAGGCCATAAATACTAAATGGTATCAGTACTTCTCATtggacttattttttattgcattcgTTATAATTACGTCAGTATTGTACTTCTTTTACAATGTTATTTCaatcgttttaaaatga
- the LOC113550570 gene encoding UDP-glucuronosyltransferase 2B10-like isoform X2, with amino-acid sequence MVVGVYKPPVKCLQFLNDVQLNTCRTAFDHPDLQRVLHTGHYDLVITELLGSRCDLYLASHLSVPHVAIVSSQMLTWYQDSFDNPSNPSYITTLNSPYPKPETFVQRLWNLIDYVTVCVYFKHIDTAATVMGRKYFGDNRPHAEDLLRNVSMVFLNTHSNFDLSKPLATNFKEIGGIHLKPPNPLPTDLEEFINNSEHGVIYFSLGSVVRMKDLPISIQFGLKEGFGELPQKVLWKLESDWPIIDLPENVMSRKWFPQYDIIRHPNVKLFITHGGNSGVIEATSAGIPVLGFPIFFDQPRNLELFEHWGSGLFVDFNNFTKEDFVYKIKRILNDQRFKENAVKLSRRFHDRPLNPKDTVAYWTEYVLRHNGAHHLKSQAINTKWYQYFSLDLFFIAFVIITSVLYFFYNVISIVLK; translated from the exons atg GTGGTCGGGGTGTACAAGCCCCCTGTGAAATGTCTGCAATTCCTAAACGACGTCCAACTGAACACGTGTCGCACAGCATTCGACCACCCAGACCTTCAGCGTGTGCTACACACGGGACACTATGACCTCGTAATCACAGAGTTGCTCGGCTCCCGATGCGACTTGTATTTGGCCAGCCACCTGAGTGTACCACACGTAGCCATTGTCTCCAGTCAGATGCTGACCTGGTACCAGGATTCGTTCGACAACCCATCGAACCCATCGTACATCACGACTCTGAATTCGCCGTACCCAAAGCCGGAGACGTTTGTCCAACGGCTCTGGAACTTAATCGACTATGTGACTGTTTGCGTGTACTTCAAACACATAGACACTGCAGCCACGGTGATGGGACGAAAATATTTCGGTGACAACAGGCCGCACGCTGAGGACTTGCTTCGTAACGTATCAATGGTGTTTCTCAACACGCATTCGAACTTCGATTTGTCCAAACCGTTGGCGACCAATTTCAAAGAAATCGGAGGCATTCACTTAAAACCACCCAACCCTTTGCCCACC GACTTGGAAGAATTTATCAACAATTCCGAACACGGCGTAATATACTTCAGTTTGGGGTCCGTGGTCAGGATGAAAGATTTACCAATTTCTATACAATTTGGACTCAAGGAAGGATTCGGAGAATTACCACAAAAGGTTTTATGGAAGTTAGAGTCAGATTGGCCAATCATCGATCTACCTGAAAATGTAATGTCTAGAAAATGGTTTCctcaatatgatattataa gaCATCCAAATGTAAAACTTTTTATCACACACGGTGGTAATTCTGGCGTTATCGAAGCGACTAGCGCAGGCATTCCGGTACTAGGCTTTCCTATATTCTTTGACCAACCAAGAAATTTGGAACTATTCGAACACTGGGGTTCCGGCTTATTCGTagactttaataattttaccaaaGAAGACTTTGTATACAAGATTAAACGGATTCTAAATGATCAAAG gttcAAAGAAAATGCCGTGAAGTTATCGCGCCGTTTTCACGATCGTCCACTAAATCCTAAAGACACAGTGGCTTATTGGACAGAGTACGTGTTGCGACACAACGGTGCACACCATCTGAAATCACAGGCCATAAATACTAAATGGTATCAGTACTTCTCATtggacttattttttattgcattcgTTATAATTACGTCAGTATTGTACTTCTTTTACAATGTTATTTCaatcgttttaaaatga